Genomic window (Verrucomicrobiota bacterium):
CAGGCCCGTCCAAAAGGCCAGCCAGTCTTCGCTGATTATCGGTTTGCGTTCGGTCATAGCGCGCGGCTGCCAACTCTCCGGGCAGGTGCCGCAGGCGGCGGGACCACGTCTGAGAGTACAGCTTTGCGCGTGTGTTTGTGCCAGCAGTTGGGGGCGTTGGCGAGCCTTTTTATCAGGATTTGATTGCACCCGGATGACGGCGGGTGTTATGCCCGGCGCCGCCGCGATGCCGGGGTGTCAACCGGGCGGCGCCACAGGTTCAATAATCGATATTAAATGTTGTAATAATTATCATTAACTGCATTTATAAAGCATTAAAAATATCAAAAATAATGTTTGCCATCCAAAAAGATTCTGGTAGAATGCCTCTCGTTAGCCGGAGTATCGCCTAGGGCTTGAATCAGGGGTGATTGGGTGGCAGGCGATGGGCCGGCTGTGTGGCAATGTGGAATAACAACTGCAATGAACCATGCCTCAGTGGGTATCGCCGGTCAGGGTGATCGCTCCTGGTTGTGGCGCATGAGGCCGTAGGGCGTCATGCGGAGTTTGCTGGGAGTTATTTCGCGACAAACCGTTAAACCTAAATCAATCATGAATAAACGAACTATTCAGCATATCGCAACCTTGGCGCTTGGTCTGGCGGCTGTCTTGGCTGGTGCGCAATCGGCCCAGGTCCAGTCTTCCGACGGCGGATTCGAAAAATGGATTCAAGACATAAAACATCCGAGTTACTGGCTGACTTGGGGTGGTGATATCCGCGTGCGGGAAGAGTACTTGGACAGCGTCACGACGATGGGGAATGCGAATGCCCCGCGCAGTTTGCAAAACTGGGTACGCTTTCGCGGACGCGTCTTTGCCACGGTTGCACCGTTTGAGCCGGTCAGCGTGAATATGCGCCTGACGACTGAACCACGGTATTACATCGCCGAAACCACCGTGGGGAACCGGATGTTCTCGAATCGTCGAGGCATGGATTGGACGGAGGGCGTGATTGATAATTTGAACCTGAAGGTCACCAATCTGTTCGAGGGCCCGGTGACCCTGACGCTCGGGCGTCAGGATATCATGCTGGGGGATGGCTGGCTGGTCATGGATGGCACCCCTTTGGATGGCTCCCGAACCACCTTTTTCGATGCCGCCCGCATGACCATTGACATGCCGGACGACAACCTGTCGCTGGACCTGATGTACATTGACCTGGGCGCGATGAATAACCGTGTTATGCCGGTCATCAACGCGCGCAGTGATCGGGCGCTGACGGATCAGAATGAGCGTGGCCTGATTGCGTATGCGACCTTCAAACCGAAGAAAGAGTTGGAGGTGAATGCCTACTTCATGTACAAGCATGACCAGCGTGTTTACGAAGATCGCGTTTATACTCCTTATACCGGCTATCAGACGGCGCG
Coding sequences:
- a CDS encoding alginate export family protein → MNKRTIQHIATLALGLAAVLAGAQSAQVQSSDGGFEKWIQDIKHPSYWLTWGGDIRVREEYLDSVTTMGNANAPRSLQNWVRFRGRVFATVAPFEPVSVNMRLTTEPRYYIAETTVGNRMFSNRRGMDWTEGVIDNLNLKVTNLFEGPVTLTLGRQDIMLGDGWLVMDGTPLDGSRTTFFDAARMTIDMPDDNLSLDLMYIDLGAMNNRVMPVINARSDRALTDQNERGLIAYATFKPKKELEVNAYFMYKHDQRVYEDRVYTPYTGYQTARGDNGDIYTLGGRVVHDATEHVRVSVEGAYQFGRKQETGTPMGARSNTLFGNNYHSISACGLNSRISYLVKDKMNNVVYLAYEYESGDDPSTSKDEQFDPMWGRWPRWSEMYIYSYPNETKVAFCSNVHRVGPGWTISPNKYLDFVVNYNLLYADQAVPTRASVASTSFSRHGHDRGQYLQAIMKAKFNKHLVGHLWAEVIWPGNFYSFKEQMTFLRWEVMASF